One region of Deinococcus seoulensis genomic DNA includes:
- a CDS encoding S4 domain-containing protein: MKQKLSTLVAQARGGRVIRTPFLDSDDIDRRLLTGDDLNHRIAGGFPDARRVILTLHPAHIPEVDSGVQVYHVTPEDAAPHWDVQDFSVHLRRLGLDEDQLGDLREDRSGFLIAATGKAAQTIADLTELSGRHVTVAPIGESAGKSSKVREVVVPSMRVDVVGAKGFGVSRAYFQQGIDGGKVRLNGAPARASSEIREGDSLSADGLGRIDFKRVVNETRRGNYKVELDVHK; the protein is encoded by the coding sequence ATGAAGCAGAAGCTCTCCACCCTGGTCGCCCAGGCACGCGGAGGCCGGGTCATCCGCACCCCCTTCCTCGACAGTGACGACATCGACCGCCGCCTCCTGACCGGCGACGACCTCAACCACCGCATCGCCGGCGGCTTCCCCGACGCCCGCCGCGTCATCCTGACCCTGCACCCCGCCCACATCCCCGAAGTGGACAGCGGCGTGCAGGTCTACCACGTCACCCCCGAAGACGCCGCCCCCCACTGGGACGTGCAGGACTTCAGCGTGCACCTGCGCCGCCTCGGCCTCGACGAGGACCAGCTCGGCGACCTGCGCGAGGACCGCAGCGGCTTCCTGATCGCCGCGACCGGCAAGGCCGCCCAGACCATCGCCGACCTCACCGAACTCAGCGGCCGCCACGTCACCGTCGCCCCCATCGGCGAGAGCGCCGGCAAGAGCAGCAAGGTCCGCGAAGTCGTCGTGCCCAGCATGCGCGTCGACGTGGTCGGCGCCAAAGGCTTCGGCGTCAGCCGCGCGTACTTCCAGCAGGGCATCGACGGCGGCAAAGTCCGCCTGAACGGCGCCCCCGCCCGTGCCAGCAGCGAAATCCGCGAAGGCGACAGCCTCAGCGCCGACGGCCTCGGCCGCATCGACTTCAAACGCGTCGTGAACGAAACCCGGCGCGGCAACTACAAAGTCGAACTCGACGTTCACAAATGA
- a CDS encoding DUF3197 domain-containing protein: MNITDPLGVPGAPLETLDAVLEYVGRPEVRGTLGGSRLVLVTDRTGERVGAGYGALLLAGSLVGAGGSGRVVPVAWSFGPAFGAAGGAALSGLLGWAVGAGVLLREAVVGAGEARALGDPDGALVARVVAASSPVEPGLYLGAGWEARLVARSAERAAEQTAG, translated from the coding sequence ATGAACATCACCGATCCGCTGGGCGTGCCGGGCGCGCCGCTGGAGACACTGGACGCCGTGCTGGAGTACGTGGGCCGCCCGGAGGTGCGCGGCACGCTGGGCGGGTCGCGGCTGGTGCTGGTCACGGACCGGACGGGCGAGCGGGTGGGCGCGGGGTACGGGGCGCTGCTGCTGGCAGGGTCGCTGGTGGGCGCGGGCGGGTCGGGGCGGGTGGTGCCGGTGGCGTGGTCGTTCGGTCCGGCGTTCGGCGCGGCGGGCGGGGCGGCGCTGTCTGGCCTGCTGGGTTGGGCGGTGGGGGCGGGCGTGCTGCTGCGCGAGGCGGTGGTGGGCGCCGGAGAGGCGCGGGCGCTGGGTGATCCGGACGGGGCGCTGGTCGCGCGGGTGGTGGCGGCCAGCAGTCCGGTCGAGCCGGGCCTGTACCTGGGGGCGGGCTGGGAGGCGCGGCTGGTGGCGCGCTCGGCAGAACGCGCGGCAGAACAGACGGCAGGCTAG
- a CDS encoding sensor domain-containing protein, with protein sequence MTPLAAFSAVHATLSDLLRVHAPQATLLASLGDEVLRVRADAAAVSVGPDLVPPDEWFDRGEMTWLTRDGALLGLLWAESGVIPEAAVQVLTMLLAAARVDGTNRETEVLVTQLPVATAWLTSELAFRKVSRPFLELFGLSEAQVVGHGVQEVFAGRPAFLEVLSQAGAGRSVRLPDEQVRRAGGLVWVRGEARPYYGGSVAGVMLTLQDVTGEYERAARVSALLDTDTPSALLSESGAVLQASHGLLELLPAASPVVTGAPLWAWPCFAHVPSDTVRDLVRLAATGGAARADVELQGGGTLTLSVRRTTEEGLLVAEGAAGSRDGRAPLGVMTQVLALSEDATILVDHLGRAQLVSERASALLGVEAARLVGLGVSRVLGELGVRMFTPEGDPLVVPEWKDVTLPFRREVLLALPDGTVRQMELRATGVGGEAGGARGSVLLTLRDLTALRRAQAKIRHDARHDSLTGLLNRTGLREALNAVPEAGTVVCLDIDGFGALNAALGRTGCDRLLIQVAARLNDMANEQRGLAARLADDSFAVTLPGVDAAGAAGRVRATLQQVPLRVGQRDVAVSVALGVAALKAGAPGDAALGDAEVAMQHAKRQGRDQVSVFNPDLREQVARAFELEEALRGAVEGEQFTLLYQPAISLREGRAVSAEALLRWNHPTLGMLSPNRFLDLASRSDLITSISEWVVQEAVLGRSAVRAALPERFADWTVSVNLGLEELRRSSGLRRLLPLLSAEGAPDIEVAAGSLLDHSQETLGLLEQLRSLGARLSVDDFGDGASSLASLTRFPLSAVKLHPTLTARLPGDDKSLTLVQATIDLAHRLGLNVVAVGVETPDQLDVLRGLGCDAAQGYAITPPLGSAELLDWLRHH encoded by the coding sequence GTGACTCCACTTGCTGCTTTTTCTGCCGTTCACGCGACCCTGAGTGATCTGCTGCGCGTGCATGCGCCGCAGGCGACGCTGCTGGCTTCCCTGGGTGACGAGGTGCTGCGCGTGCGGGCCGACGCGGCGGCCGTGTCGGTCGGGCCGGACCTCGTGCCGCCCGACGAGTGGTTCGACCGGGGCGAGATGACGTGGCTCACGCGGGACGGAGCGCTGCTGGGCCTGCTGTGGGCCGAGTCGGGCGTGATTCCCGAGGCGGCGGTGCAGGTGCTGACCATGCTGCTGGCCGCCGCGCGCGTGGACGGCACGAACCGCGAGACGGAGGTGCTGGTCACGCAACTGCCGGTGGCGACGGCGTGGCTGACGTCGGAACTGGCGTTCCGGAAGGTCAGCCGGCCGTTCCTGGAGTTGTTCGGTCTGTCCGAGGCGCAGGTGGTGGGTCACGGGGTGCAGGAGGTCTTCGCGGGCCGCCCGGCGTTCCTGGAGGTGCTGTCGCAGGCGGGCGCGGGCCGGTCGGTGCGCCTGCCGGACGAGCAGGTGCGCCGCGCGGGCGGGCTGGTGTGGGTGCGCGGCGAGGCCCGCCCGTACTACGGGGGGTCCGTGGCGGGCGTCATGCTGACCCTGCAGGACGTGACGGGCGAGTACGAGCGGGCCGCGCGGGTGTCGGCGCTGCTGGATACCGACACGCCGTCGGCGCTGCTGTCAGAGTCGGGGGCGGTGTTGCAGGCCAGTCACGGGCTGCTGGAACTGCTTCCGGCGGCGTCGCCGGTCGTGACGGGCGCGCCGCTGTGGGCGTGGCCGTGCTTCGCGCACGTGCCGTCCGACACGGTGCGGGATCTGGTGCGGCTGGCCGCGACGGGCGGCGCGGCCCGCGCGGACGTGGAATTGCAGGGGGGCGGCACCCTGACCCTCAGCGTGCGCCGCACGACCGAGGAGGGCCTGCTGGTCGCCGAGGGCGCGGCGGGCAGCCGGGACGGGCGGGCGCCGCTGGGCGTGATGACGCAGGTGCTGGCCCTCTCCGAGGACGCCACGATCCTGGTCGATCACCTGGGCCGCGCGCAACTGGTCAGTGAGCGGGCGTCGGCGCTGCTGGGCGTGGAGGCCGCGCGGCTGGTGGGGCTGGGCGTGTCGCGGGTGCTGGGTGAACTGGGCGTGCGGATGTTCACGCCCGAGGGCGACCCGCTGGTCGTGCCGGAATGGAAGGACGTGACCCTGCCCTTCCGCCGGGAGGTGCTGCTGGCGCTGCCGGACGGCACGGTGCGGCAGATGGAACTGCGCGCCACGGGCGTGGGCGGCGAGGCGGGCGGGGCGCGCGGCAGCGTGCTGCTGACCCTGAGGGACCTGACGGCGCTGCGCCGCGCGCAGGCGAAGATCCGGCACGACGCGCGGCACGATTCCCTGACGGGTCTGCTGAACCGCACGGGCCTGCGCGAGGCGCTGAACGCCGTTCCGGAGGCCGGGACGGTCGTGTGCCTGGACATCGACGGGTTCGGGGCGCTGAACGCCGCGCTGGGCCGTACCGGCTGCGACCGCCTGCTGATTCAGGTGGCGGCCCGCCTGAACGACATGGCGAACGAGCAGCGCGGACTGGCAGCCAGACTGGCCGACGATTCCTTCGCGGTGACGCTGCCCGGCGTGGACGCGGCGGGCGCGGCCGGGCGGGTGCGGGCCACGTTGCAGCAGGTGCCGCTGCGGGTGGGTCAGCGGGACGTGGCGGTCAGCGTGGCGCTGGGTGTCGCGGCCCTGAAGGCGGGCGCGCCGGGCGACGCGGCCCTCGGGGACGCCGAGGTGGCCATGCAGCACGCCAAACGCCAGGGCCGCGATCAGGTCAGCGTGTTCAACCCGGACCTGCGCGAGCAGGTGGCCCGCGCCTTCGAACTGGAAGAGGCGCTGCGCGGCGCGGTCGAGGGCGAGCAGTTCACGCTGCTGTACCAGCCGGCCATCTCGCTGCGCGAGGGCCGGGCGGTGAGTGCCGAGGCGCTGCTGCGCTGGAACCACCCGACGCTGGGCATGCTGAGCCCCAACCGCTTTCTGGACCTGGCGAGCCGCAGCGACCTGATCACCAGCATCAGCGAGTGGGTGGTGCAGGAGGCCGTGCTGGGCCGCTCGGCGGTACGCGCGGCCCTGCCGGAACGCTTCGCGGACTGGACGGTCAGCGTGAACCTGGGCCTGGAGGAACTGCGCCGCAGCAGTGGCCTGCGCCGCCTGCTGCCGCTGCTGTCCGCCGAGGGCGCACCGGACATCGAGGTGGCCGCCGGGAGCCTGCTCGATCACAGTCAGGAGACGCTGGGCCTGCTGGAGCAACTGCGGTCCCTGGGCGCGCGCCTGAGCGTGGACGACTTCGGGGACGGCGCGAGCAGCCTCGCCTCGCTGACGCGCTTCCCGCTGAGTGCCGTGAAACTGCACCCCACCCTGACGGCCCGCCTGCCCGGCGACGACAAGTCCCTGACGCTGGTGCAGGCCACCATCGACCTGGCGCACCGCCTGGGCCTGAACGTGGTGGCGGTGGGTGTGGAGACCCCCGATCAGCTGGACGTGCTGCGCGGCCTGGGCTGCGACGCCGCGCAGGGGTACGCGATCACGCCGCCGCTGGGTAGCGCGGAACTGCTGGACTGGCTACGCCACCACTGA
- a CDS encoding MBL fold metallo-hydrolase, translating to MTKPRTKTDTATDLTTGPTRRDALRLLGTAGALAAAAPLASAQTAAPAPAAPTAMNGNGFYRQKIGDMTVTVISDGTTPLAALLPTWGANPDRQAEFMATLAEYSVAATDTVNHFNPVLVELDGKRILIDTGRGGANGQLVANMRRAGIEPDTVSVVFITHGHGDHIGGLTTAGKPTFANAQHVMGEAEFNFWATQANPNDAVKNNLIALKDQFKLIQPGQEIVPGLTTVATPGHTLNHLSVLAQSAGQGIMILGDAGGHFLISLKHRGAYVGFDTNGDQAAQTRQEIFDRIVNGKLWVTGYHFPFHAIGHLRRLGEGSYEFEPTVWNWS from the coding sequence ATGACCAAGCCCCGCACCAAGACCGACACGGCCACTGACCTCACCACTGGCCCCACCCGCCGCGACGCCCTGCGCCTGCTCGGCACGGCCGGGGCACTGGCCGCCGCCGCGCCCCTGGCGTCTGCGCAGACGGCCGCACCTGCCCCGGCGGCCCCCACCGCCATGAACGGCAACGGCTTCTACCGCCAGAAGATCGGGGACATGACCGTCACCGTCATCAGCGACGGCACCACCCCGCTGGCCGCACTGCTGCCCACCTGGGGCGCGAACCCGGACCGTCAGGCCGAATTCATGGCGACCCTGGCCGAGTACAGCGTGGCGGCCACCGACACCGTCAACCACTTCAACCCGGTGCTGGTCGAACTGGACGGCAAACGCATCCTGATCGACACCGGTCGGGGCGGCGCCAACGGGCAACTCGTGGCCAACATGCGCCGCGCGGGGATCGAACCGGACACCGTCAGCGTGGTGTTCATCACGCACGGGCACGGCGACCACATCGGCGGCCTGACCACCGCCGGGAAACCCACCTTCGCGAACGCGCAGCACGTCATGGGCGAGGCCGAATTCAACTTCTGGGCCACGCAGGCCAACCCGAACGACGCCGTGAAGAACAACCTGATCGCCCTGAAAGACCAGTTCAAGCTGATTCAGCCCGGCCAGGAGATCGTGCCGGGCCTGACGACCGTCGCCACGCCCGGCCACACCTTGAACCACCTGAGCGTCCTGGCGCAGAGTGCCGGGCAGGGCATCATGATCCTGGGGGACGCCGGCGGGCACTTCCTGATCTCGCTGAAGCACAGGGGCGCGTACGTGGGGTTCGACACGAACGGCGATCAGGCCGCGCAGACCCGTCAGGAGATCTTCGACCGGATCGTGAACGGCAAACTGTGGGTCACGGGGTACCACTTCCCGTTCCACGCCATCGGGCACCTGCGCCGCCTGGGCGAGGGTTCCTACGAGTTCGAACCCACCGTCTGGAACTGGAGCTGA